In Paenibacillus algicola, a genomic segment contains:
- a CDS encoding copper amine oxidase N-terminal domain-containing protein → MFKKRIGLLVAVLLLLLGSTVQPAPAHAQSSVTVLLDGKAVSFQSAPVIKNGVTFVPFRPLFEALGYKVSWSSASKKVTGSFLDQQLEMKAGSTQVSVNGKTTALQAAPYIAGGSTLVPLRFVAESTGYPVKWDAKSRNILIDRQSAFAKASVEIKKLYADMAAAVTRGDYKAALTAIHPNSPHINSYIMSYDNMATRSGKQSAYVSDVQVIGSVAVATVVKTQVRTGGPFDWDYTIAKQMILKPDAAGAWKEYDSLNDEVFVHVPDGLIEARPAVEAADKLALENVLKQYTQAFNQKDLKAVRSFVVPDSPYDYEVVTAAEEGFFQLDFTLESVPVAVVHYDEQDAVLLVKEIFDEDGEKSAAELLYWFKQESGTWRIAEVLFVEEE, encoded by the coding sequence ATGTTCAAAAAGAGAATAGGGCTGCTCGTTGCTGTGCTCCTGCTGCTCCTGGGCAGTACGGTACAACCGGCTCCGGCCCACGCCCAAAGCTCTGTCACCGTTCTGTTGGACGGCAAAGCGGTCTCCTTTCAGTCCGCTCCCGTGATCAAGAACGGAGTCACCTTCGTTCCGTTCCGCCCGCTGTTCGAGGCGCTCGGCTACAAGGTCAGCTGGAGCTCCGCCTCCAAAAAGGTGACAGGCTCCTTCCTGGACCAGCAGCTGGAAATGAAGGCAGGCTCTACTCAAGTCTCCGTCAACGGAAAGACGACAGCCCTGCAAGCTGCGCCGTATATTGCCGGTGGCAGTACGCTGGTGCCGCTGCGCTTCGTGGCTGAATCTACCGGATATCCGGTAAAATGGGATGCCAAGAGCCGTAACATCCTCATTGACCGCCAATCAGCTTTTGCCAAAGCCAGTGTCGAGATCAAGAAGCTCTATGCTGACATGGCAGCGGCTGTCACCCGCGGGGACTACAAGGCTGCCCTCACTGCAATTCATCCCAATTCTCCGCATATCAACAGCTACATCATGAGCTATGACAATATGGCCACCCGAAGCGGCAAGCAGAGCGCTTATGTGTCGGACGTACAGGTGATTGGCAGTGTTGCCGTTGCCACGGTCGTGAAGACCCAGGTGCGTACTGGCGGGCCTTTTGACTGGGATTATACCATTGCGAAGCAAATGATCCTGAAGCCGGACGCCGCCGGTGCCTGGAAAGAATACGACAGCTTGAATGACGAGGTATTCGTGCACGTGCCGGATGGTCTGATCGAAGCCCGGCCTGCGGTAGAGGCAGCCGACAAGCTGGCGCTGGAGAACGTGCTGAAGCAATATACACAAGCCTTCAACCAGAAGGATCTCAAGGCCGTCCGTTCCTTTGTAGTTCCGGACTCCCCTTACGACTATGAGGTTGTTACAGCTGCCGAGGAAGGCTTCTTCCAGCTTGACTTCACCCTGGAATCCGTGCCGGTGGCTGTCGTGCATTACGATGAGCAGGATGCGGTACTGCTCGTGAAAGAAATCTTTGACGAAGACGGCGAGAAGAGTGCAGCCGAGCTGCTGTACTGGTTCAAGCAGGAGAGCGGCACCTGGCGAATTGCTGAAGTGCTGTTCGTTGAAGAGGAATAG
- a CDS encoding MBL fold metallo-hydrolase gives MKTTVLHQVTQLTFMPLFFPVNVYLVEEENGLTLIDCGMSFMQQGITEAAFRIGKPITTILLTHAHPDHVGALDGLKQRFPEAELAISARDALLLRGDTSLAPGEPDAPVKNSLKGIQAVPDRLLKDGDLIASLQAVASPGHTPGHMAFLDRRSGVLIAGDAFQTRGGMAVSGDVRWNFPFPAWATWHKATALHSARRLSDLRPQVLACGHGSMVLQPYDAMQQVVARAASRFEGHR, from the coding sequence TTGAAAACCACAGTTCTGCATCAGGTCACTCAGCTGACATTTATGCCTCTCTTTTTTCCGGTTAATGTGTACTTGGTGGAAGAAGAGAATGGATTAACCTTGATTGACTGCGGCATGTCGTTCATGCAGCAAGGAATTACAGAAGCAGCCTTCCGCATAGGGAAGCCGATCACCACAATCCTGCTGACCCATGCTCACCCGGACCATGTCGGCGCTCTGGACGGACTGAAGCAGAGGTTTCCCGAGGCGGAGCTTGCCATCTCTGCCCGAGATGCGCTTCTGCTGCGGGGGGACACCTCACTGGCGCCCGGCGAACCAGATGCTCCGGTGAAGAACAGCCTCAAGGGTATACAGGCCGTCCCGGACCGGTTATTGAAGGACGGAGACCTGATTGCCTCCCTGCAAGCGGTAGCTTCGCCGGGACATACACCCGGTCACATGGCATTCTTAGATCGCCGCAGCGGTGTACTCATCGCCGGAGATGCCTTTCAGACGCGCGGCGGCATGGCCGTTTCCGGGGATGTCCGCTGGAATTTTCCTTTCCCCGCCTGGGCAACCTGGCACAAGGCAACCGCGCTTCACAGTGCCCGCCGGCTGAGCGATCTGCGTCCACAGGTCCTGGCCTGCGGTCATGGCAGCATGGTGCTGCAGCCATACGATGCCATGCAGCAGGTGGTCGCGAGAGCAGCATCCCGTTTTGAAGGCCATCGGTAA
- a CDS encoding NADP-dependent oxidoreductase encodes MSVNEKIILTNRPEGMPTAEDFSIQEEQLPVPQAGEVLVRTLYVSVDPYMRGRMSSAKSYAAPYELGDVIKGGSIGQIMESTDPEWKQGDIVAGLWGWQRYAAAATDTLRRVDPELAPVSTALGVLGMTGLTAYFGLLDIGQPKEGETVVVSGAAGAVGMIVGQIAKIKGARVVGIAGSDEKNNYLVQELGFDAALNYRTESNLQSALEQACPNGVDVYFDNVGGEISDAVLSLLNKNARIPICGQIALYNLQQPDNGPRMQTQLLKNTALMKGFLVGDYAAEFGKALPELAGWLQSGQLQHAEHIVDGFEHTVEAFLGLFTGDNLGKQLVKVSEITE; translated from the coding sequence ATGTCTGTAAACGAAAAAATCATTCTTACAAATCGTCCCGAAGGTATGCCGACAGCAGAGGACTTCTCGATTCAGGAGGAGCAGCTTCCGGTACCCCAGGCTGGTGAGGTGCTGGTGAGGACGCTGTATGTATCGGTTGATCCTTATATGCGGGGACGTATGAGCTCTGCCAAAAGCTACGCGGCTCCGTATGAGCTGGGAGACGTTATAAAGGGCGGCAGCATCGGGCAGATTATGGAGTCTACAGATCCCGAGTGGAAGCAGGGAGATATTGTAGCCGGCCTGTGGGGCTGGCAGCGCTATGCCGCGGCAGCTACCGACACGCTGCGTCGTGTTGACCCTGAACTCGCTCCGGTCTCGACGGCGCTGGGTGTGCTGGGCATGACAGGGCTCACCGCTTATTTCGGACTGCTGGATATCGGGCAGCCGAAGGAAGGCGAGACGGTGGTTGTCTCCGGTGCCGCCGGTGCGGTGGGGATGATTGTAGGGCAGATTGCCAAGATTAAAGGCGCCCGCGTGGTCGGCATTGCCGGCTCGGACGAGAAGAATAACTATCTGGTTCAGGAGCTGGGCTTTGATGCCGCCCTGAATTACCGGACAGAGTCGAATCTGCAAAGCGCTCTGGAGCAAGCCTGCCCCAATGGCGTCGACGTCTACTTCGACAATGTAGGCGGAGAGATCTCTGACGCGGTGCTGTCCCTGCTGAACAAGAATGCAAGAATTCCGATCTGCGGCCAGATTGCTCTCTATAATCTTCAACAGCCGGATAACGGTCCGCGGATGCAGACCCAGCTTCTCAAAAATACGGCGCTCATGAAGGGCTTTCTCGTCGGCGATTATGCCGCGGAATTTGGCAAAGCCTTGCCGGAGCTTGCGGGCTGGCTCCAAAGCGGACAGCTTCAGCACGCTGAGCACATTGTGGACGGCTTTGAGCATACCGTGGAGGCATTTCTTGGGCTGTTTACGGGTGATAATCTCGGCAAGCAGCTGGTAAAGGTTAGCGAAATCACAGAATAA
- a CDS encoding sigma-70 family RNA polymerase sigma factor gives MEERTYSDLAGSACLGSETAFAELMSLLRRRLYSIAYSYLRNEEDALKVLQETVERAWTGCGRLRKPELFTPWMIAILIRCCADEQKVRRRGIPSERIYSDNHGKMTSDRDSDLEQRLERMKPKYRHVLMLRYTADLTAADIAAVLKCPEDTVNSRLHQGLKLLQLEVQPGGVFRHA, from the coding sequence ATGGAAGAGAGAACCTATAGCGACCTGGCGGGAAGTGCCTGCCTAGGCAGCGAGACTGCATTTGCCGAATTAATGAGTCTGCTGAGAAGAAGGCTGTACAGCATTGCATACAGCTATTTACGTAACGAGGAGGACGCTTTGAAGGTGCTGCAGGAAACGGTGGAACGCGCCTGGACCGGGTGCGGAAGGCTGCGGAAGCCGGAGCTGTTCACACCGTGGATGATCGCGATTCTGATTCGCTGCTGTGCGGATGAACAGAAGGTAAGAAGACGAGGGATTCCCTCGGAACGAATCTATTCAGACAATCACGGGAAAATGACGAGTGACCGTGATTCGGACCTGGAGCAGAGGCTGGAGCGTATGAAGCCCAAGTACAGACATGTACTGATGCTGCGGTATACTGCGGATCTGACGGCTGCCGATATTGCTGCTGTATTGAAATGCCCCGAAGACACAGTGAACAGCCGGCTGCACCAGGGCTTAAAGCTGTTGCAGCTTGAGGTACAGCCGGGAGGCGTCTTTAGACATGCATAA
- a CDS encoding MBL fold metallo-hydrolase gives MTPRAMELQEAAQRIMEQKPLFILDVRNPSDFKEWKLEGKGFTYLNIPYFELLDGVEDIVDRLPADQEVLVVCAKEGSSVMVADMLVEQGRKAAYLKGGMKAWSEHLVPVKIGDLKGGGELYQFLRYGKGCLSYMVISGNEGIVVDASRMTSLYIDFAAERGIQITHVIDTHLHADHISGGRRLAQETGASYWLPEEDAQEVTFAYHALTDGTVLPLGMQGTQVEAVYSPGHTIGSTSLIVDERYLLTGDILFIDSIGRPDLAGQAREWAQHLRSTLYERYQELAEALIVLPAHYMNVDELNEDGTVARSLGQLYRENHGLNLKDSDEFMSLVSQNLPAQPNSYEEIRQRNMGRLDAAPDREREMEIGPNRCAVRS, from the coding sequence GTGACACCAAGAGCGATGGAGCTGCAAGAAGCTGCACAACGTATCATGGAACAAAAGCCGTTGTTTATTCTGGATGTGCGTAATCCGTCCGATTTTAAGGAATGGAAGCTGGAAGGGAAAGGCTTCACCTATCTCAATATTCCTTACTTTGAGCTTTTGGACGGGGTGGAGGATATTGTGGATCGGCTGCCCGCGGACCAGGAAGTGCTGGTCGTCTGCGCTAAAGAGGGCTCATCGGTGATGGTGGCAGACATGCTGGTGGAGCAGGGAAGAAAGGCTGCTTATTTAAAGGGCGGCATGAAGGCCTGGAGTGAGCATCTGGTGCCTGTGAAGATCGGAGATTTGAAGGGCGGAGGGGAGCTGTATCAGTTTCTTCGCTACGGTAAGGGCTGTCTCTCCTATATGGTCATATCCGGCAATGAGGGAATTGTCGTGGATGCGTCGCGCATGACGTCTTTGTATATCGATTTTGCAGCAGAGCGGGGGATTCAGATTACGCATGTTATCGACACGCATTTGCATGCAGACCATATTTCCGGCGGCCGCAGGCTGGCACAAGAGACCGGGGCTTCATACTGGCTTCCTGAAGAGGACGCGCAGGAGGTCACCTTTGCTTACCACGCACTGACTGACGGTACGGTGCTGCCGCTTGGAATGCAGGGGACTCAGGTGGAGGCTGTATACTCCCCAGGGCATACCATCGGCTCCACATCCTTGATTGTAGATGAGCGGTACTTGTTGACCGGGGATATCCTGTTTATCGACTCCATCGGTCGTCCGGATCTTGCAGGCCAGGCCCGGGAATGGGCACAGCACCTCAGAAGCACCCTATACGAGCGCTACCAAGAGCTGGCGGAAGCGCTGATTGTGCTGCCGGCTCACTATATGAACGTGGATGAGCTGAATGAGGACGGCACGGTCGCAAGAAGTCTGGGCCAGCTGTACCGCGAGAATCACGGGCTGAACCTGAAGGATTCCGATGAATTTATGTCCTTGGTCAGTCAGAACCTGCCTGCCCAGCCGAACAGCTATGAAGAGATTCGCCAGAGAAACATGGGAAGACTTGACGCAGCGCCGGACCGCGAGCGGGAGATGGAGATTGGACCTAACCGCTGTGCAGTGAGATCATAG
- a CDS encoding CcdC family protein: MLVMALAVILIRVKASHRPVTVRKIIIPPLGMTTGFLMFVVPEVRIPLLWAIVSFLVGWFIFSYPLIRGTRFELVEGQVFIQRSRSFVFILLGLLTVRLLLHTYIEQHISIPQTGALFFLLAYGMITHWRVSMYRQYVRITGPNPAA; encoded by the coding sequence ATGCTGGTTATGGCTCTTGCAGTTATCCTCATCCGCGTAAAAGCCAGCCATCGCCCGGTAACGGTCCGGAAGATTATTATTCCCCCGCTCGGAATGACGACCGGCTTCCTTATGTTCGTAGTACCTGAGGTTCGTATTCCCCTGCTGTGGGCCATCGTGTCCTTTCTCGTGGGCTGGTTTATTTTCTCCTATCCGCTGATTCGCGGCACGCGGTTTGAGCTGGTAGAGGGACAGGTATTTATCCAGCGCTCACGCAGCTTTGTATTCATCCTGCTGGGACTGCTTACGGTGAGGCTGCTGCTTCATACGTATATTGAGCAGCATATTTCCATTCCGCAGACCGGGGCGCTGTTCTTCCTGCTGGCCTACGGCATGATCACGCACTGGCGTGTGTCCATGTACCGGCAGTACGTCCGGATTACCGGACCGAACCCGGCAGCCTGA
- a CDS encoding MASE4 domain-containing protein → MLEITRESHQLLHIPSGSTQKRVAIWVALSIFVVSLLVLPFGSRMLIEIKPFLPGFISWFVLGDFLTSYLLFSQFRATRSLPLLVLSCTYLYTALITIPHILTFPGVFSETGLIGAGDQSAVWLWVLWHGGFPIGILLYLWSGRKSASPVAVKRIKTAGLIAVLLVLGIVFLLYLLVTLGNDMLPRIIQKGNFRVLLESGIGPVVWGLNLVALLLLLWVHRGRSVLHLWLSVAVFAFLMDVTLTLYSGARYSLGWYAARTNSLISATVVICSLMYEVNKLYVRLIRNREQLLRSRMRLEEANERLTRLSEVDGLTGIPNRRAFDEKLDKAVQASKAEGTPLSVLLIDVDHFKAYNDHYGHLRGDHALKRVAWALMETSITFPHTTAYRYGGEEFAVIMEKGDSEQAAIFGEHARKAVVSLGLPHEQSRTSSLLSISVGLHSRVLEEQDTGDGLLEQADQALYRAKESGRNRVAKAEDGLMHVYDQKTS, encoded by the coding sequence ATGCTTGAGATCACAAGAGAATCCCATCAGCTGCTCCACATCCCATCGGGCAGCACGCAGAAGCGTGTTGCGATTTGGGTAGCCCTGTCTATTTTTGTGGTGTCCCTTCTCGTCCTGCCCTTCGGCTCCCGGATGCTGATCGAAATCAAGCCATTCCTGCCGGGATTCATTTCCTGGTTTGTGCTGGGTGACTTTCTGACGTCTTATTTGCTATTCAGTCAATTTCGGGCCACACGGTCGCTGCCGCTGCTGGTCCTTTCTTGTACCTATTTATATACCGCATTAATTACCATTCCCCATATTCTTACCTTTCCGGGCGTGTTCTCGGAAACAGGACTTATCGGAGCGGGGGATCAGAGCGCAGTATGGCTGTGGGTGCTGTGGCATGGCGGGTTTCCCATTGGCATTCTGCTGTACCTGTGGAGCGGACGGAAGTCGGCTTCCCCGGTAGCCGTCAAGCGGATCAAGACGGCGGGGCTGATCGCGGTGCTGCTGGTGCTCGGTATCGTCTTTCTGCTTTATCTGCTCGTCACGCTGGGGAACGATATGCTGCCCCGGATTATCCAGAAGGGAAATTTCCGCGTCCTGCTGGAGTCGGGGATCGGGCCCGTGGTCTGGGGCTTGAATCTGGTGGCACTCCTGCTGCTATTGTGGGTACACCGAGGAAGAAGCGTATTACATTTGTGGCTGAGCGTAGCGGTATTTGCTTTTCTAATGGATGTGACGTTGACCTTGTACTCGGGAGCCCGCTACAGCCTGGGCTGGTATGCTGCCCGCACGAACTCTCTGATCTCGGCCACGGTGGTCATCTGCTCGCTCATGTATGAGGTCAACAAGCTGTATGTACGGCTCATCCGGAACCGGGAGCAGCTATTGCGTTCACGGATGAGGCTGGAGGAAGCCAATGAGAGGCTGACACGCCTGTCTGAGGTAGATGGACTGACAGGCATTCCGAACCGCCGGGCCTTTGACGAGAAGCTGGACAAGGCAGTGCAGGCTTCCAAAGCTGAGGGAACGCCGCTTTCAGTGCTGCTGATCGACGTTGATCATTTCAAAGCCTACAATGACCATTACGGTCATCTGCGCGGTGATCATGCTCTGAAGAGGGTAGCCTGGGCGCTGATGGAGACGTCAATCACCTTCCCGCATACGACAGCCTACCGGTATGGCGGTGAGGAATTTGCCGTCATTATGGAGAAGGGTGACAGCGAACAGGCGGCGATATTCGGAGAGCATGCACGGAAGGCCGTCGTCAGTCTTGGGCTCCCGCATGAGCAGTCCAGGACCAGCAGCCTGCTCAGTATCAGCGTCGGCCTGCATAGCCGGGTTCTAGAGGAGCAGGACACGGGAGATGGGCTGCTGGAGCAGGCAGATCAGGCACTGTATCGAGCCAAGGAATCCGGCCGCAACCGGGTGGCGAAGGCGGAGGACGGGCTGATGCACGTCTACGACCAGAAGACCTCCTGA
- a CDS encoding NAD(P)-dependent oxidoreductase, with product MRTVIIGAAGSIGKSILEEALRRGHQVTAVVRNPDKLEAYRDKIHVAEASTLDPDALTEAVRGAEAVISAYGPQFGQEEELLEAARNQLEACRRSGVSRLLVVGGAGSLVAENGEMLMNTAEFPAELRPVAQAHSDALEIYKASDLDWTYLSPAAMIEPGKRSGQFRIGMDHLVVDESGSSRISIEDYAVAMLDELEDPQFIRARFTVGY from the coding sequence ATGAGAACAGTAATTATCGGAGCGGCAGGAAGTATTGGCAAAAGTATTTTGGAGGAGGCGCTGCGCCGGGGCCATCAGGTGACGGCCGTGGTGCGCAATCCGGACAAGCTGGAAGCTTATCGGGACAAAATCCATGTGGCTGAAGCCAGCACGCTGGACCCGGATGCCTTGACGGAGGCCGTTCGCGGCGCAGAGGCAGTGATCAGTGCCTACGGCCCGCAGTTTGGGCAGGAAGAGGAGCTGCTGGAGGCAGCCCGCAATCAGCTGGAAGCCTGCCGGCGGAGCGGGGTAAGCCGTCTTTTGGTTGTAGGCGGGGCGGGAAGCCTGGTGGCCGAGAACGGAGAAATGCTGATGAACACAGCGGAATTTCCGGCTGAGCTTCGGCCCGTCGCTCAAGCGCATAGCGATGCGCTGGAGATTTATAAAGCGTCAGATCTTGACTGGACCTATCTGAGTCCCGCAGCCATGATCGAACCGGGCAAGCGGAGCGGCCAGTTCCGCATTGGCATGGATCATCTGGTGGTGGACGAGAGCGGGTCCAGCCGTATTTCAATTGAAGATTATGCCGTGGCCATGCTGGACGAGCTGGAGGACCCGCAGTTTATCCGGGCGCGGTTTACTGTAGGCTACTGA
- a CDS encoding lactonase family protein, whose translation MTVDNENLIYVYIGSYRAKEEESIHLASLNLETGELKALHGMAGVTNPTFLDWDALNNVLYAASEQEHSEVIAYAADPQTQKLEELNRKSTDSSGACHVSRSGDGKYLFTTGYGDGHISVLELQQDGALGELSSLIRHSGRGERDDRQSEAHPHSVFQDPNQEYVIVCDLGMDSINMYRLEEGKLVTHREVKMPPGSGPRHVAFHPNGRWMYAINELNNTVTFFAYDSTFGDLKTMQHTSTLPTDVVMEENTAAQLAISPCGRFLYASNRGHDSLVQMNIDEDSGMLSAVNWVSSGGKTPRHFTLVPGGYLLSANQDSNCIVSYRIHSDSGRLEETGFSLELPHPVCVLPAVKA comes from the coding sequence ATGACAGTCGATAATGAAAACCTGATTTATGTTTACATAGGGTCATACCGGGCGAAGGAGGAGGAGAGCATCCACTTGGCTTCTCTTAATCTGGAGACTGGAGAGCTAAAGGCGCTTCATGGTATGGCCGGCGTTACGAATCCGACGTTTCTGGACTGGGACGCCCTAAACAATGTATTGTATGCTGCCAGTGAGCAGGAGCACAGCGAGGTGATTGCATATGCGGCCGATCCGCAGACGCAGAAGCTGGAGGAGCTGAACCGCAAGAGCACCGACTCTTCCGGTGCATGCCATGTGTCACGCTCGGGAGACGGGAAATATCTGTTCACTACAGGATATGGGGACGGACATATTTCGGTACTGGAGCTGCAACAAGACGGCGCCCTGGGGGAGCTGTCCTCCCTCATTCGCCACAGCGGCCGCGGGGAGCGGGATGACCGCCAGTCGGAGGCCCATCCGCATTCGGTGTTCCAGGATCCGAACCAGGAGTATGTCATTGTCTGTGACCTTGGGATGGACAGCATCAATATGTACCGGCTGGAGGAGGGCAAGCTGGTCACCCACCGTGAAGTCAAAATGCCTCCCGGCTCAGGCCCGCGCCATGTCGCTTTTCATCCGAACGGGAGATGGATGTATGCCATTAACGAGCTGAATAATACCGTTACGTTCTTCGCCTACGACTCCACCTTCGGCGATTTAAAGACGATGCAGCATACGTCCACATTGCCCACTGATGTTGTGATGGAGGAAAATACAGCAGCGCAGCTTGCGATATCGCCTTGCGGCCGTTTTCTGTACGCATCCAATCGGGGACATGACAGCCTGGTGCAGATGAACATCGACGAGGACAGCGGCATGCTGTCAGCCGTAAACTGGGTGTCCTCCGGCGGAAAAACGCCGCGTCACTTTACTCTCGTGCCGGGCGGGTATTTGCTGTCAGCCAACCAGGACAGCAACTGCATCGTCTCCTACCGCATTCATTCCGACAGCGGACGATTGGAAGAGACCGGCTTCAGCCTGGAGCTGCCGCATCCCGTATGCGTCTTGCCGGCGGTGAAGGCATAA